AACCCGGTGACCAAAAAGAAGACCTACAATGTATTGAACGGAAAGGCAGTGGTTATCGACGAGGACGTCTGCAACGGTTGCGGCGTTTGCCTGGAAGTGTGTCCTCAGAGAGCTATAACGCTTACAACGGAGTGAGGATAGTAAAGGAGGAGAATTACTTGTTACCCAGTTATTTAAAGAAAATAGAAGACAATAAACTGGTCATCGAGCAGAAACTGCTCACTACTAAGTCTAATCTGGTAGTAGACCTGGATCGGTGCACAGGCTGCGGAGTCTGCATCGACGCATGCCCCGAAGAGGCCGTTTCCGAA
This genomic window from Methanooceanicella nereidis contains:
- a CDS encoding 4Fe-4S binding protein — translated: MTTISLDIQNRTCTGCNNCVVACPVNALELTVANPVTKKKTYNVLNGKAVVIDEDVCNGCGVCLEVCPQRAITLTTE
- a CDS encoding 4Fe-4S dicluster domain-containing protein, which translates into the protein MLPSYLKKIEDNKLVIEQKLLTTKSNLVVDLDRCTGCGVCIDACPEEAVSEGPLGAVNRGKAQTSKVDVDPKKCSYCGVCTILC